Proteins from a genomic interval of Kitasatospora herbaricolor:
- a CDS encoding cold-shock protein: MAHGIVKWFNAEKGFGFIEQDGGGPDVFAHYSNINANGFRELLEGQKVEFDVTQGQKGPQAENIRPL, from the coding sequence ATGGCTCATGGCATCGTGAAGTGGTTCAACGCGGAAAAGGGCTTCGGCTTCATCGAGCAGGACGGCGGCGGCCCGGACGTCTTCGCCCACTACTCGAACATCAACGCCAATGGCTTCCGCGAGCTGCTCGAGGGCCAGAAGGTCGAGTTCGACGTCACGCAGGGCCAGAAGGGCCCGCAGGCCGAGAACATCCGTCCGCTGTAG
- the trhA gene encoding PAQR family membrane homeostasis protein TrhA, producing MIAEDTQPPGDGGKSRPGPGTTSGSLHTAAVHAPAGTTARLTATDPAGGAQCAAAPLKPRMRGWLHAGIFPLSLAGGIVLIALARPAGAVAACSVFALSAWLLFGTSAVYHRGTWGRRGEAVLRRLDHANIFLIIAGTYTPLAVLLLPARRQTVLLTVVWAGALAGIAFRTLWMGAPRWLYTPCYIALGWAAVLYLPDFARTGGTAVVVLVIVGGLLYTAGGVVYGLKRPDPSPYWFGFHEVFHALTVAAFGAHYTAVFLAAT from the coding sequence ATGATCGCCGAAGACACCCAGCCGCCGGGAGACGGAGGAAAGTCCCGGCCCGGCCCCGGCACCACGTCCGGCTCCCTCCACACCGCCGCAGTTCATGCGCCCGCCGGCACGACTGCCCGGCTGACAGCCACCGACCCGGCCGGCGGCGCGCAGTGCGCGGCGGCACCACTGAAACCGAGGATGCGCGGCTGGCTGCACGCCGGCATCTTCCCCCTCTCACTGGCCGGCGGCATCGTCCTGATCGCCCTTGCGCGCCCGGCCGGGGCGGTGGCGGCCTGCTCGGTGTTCGCACTGTCGGCCTGGCTGCTGTTCGGTACCAGCGCCGTCTACCACCGGGGAACATGGGGCCGGCGCGGGGAGGCGGTCCTGCGGCGGCTCGACCACGCGAACATCTTCCTGATCATCGCCGGCACCTACACCCCGCTGGCGGTGCTGCTGCTGCCCGCGCGGCGCCAGACGGTGCTGCTGACCGTGGTGTGGGCGGGCGCCCTGGCAGGCATCGCCTTCCGCACGCTGTGGATGGGGGCTCCCCGGTGGCTGTACACCCCGTGCTACATCGCCCTGGGCTGGGCAGCCGTCCTCTACCTGCCCGACTTCGCACGCACCGGCGGCACCGCGGTCGTCGTCCTCGTCATCGTCGGCGGTCTGCTCTACACCGCGGGAGGTGTCGTCTACGGACTCAAACGTCCAGACCCGTCACCCTACTGGTTCGGCTTTCACGAGGTCTTCCACGCCCTCACCGTCGCCGCCTTCGGCGCGCACTACACGGCCGTTTTCCTGGCGGCCACATGA
- a CDS encoding DUF2267 domain-containing protein, whose protein sequence is MTRYRLLLQQVRTLGRYTCDEEAERVLAAVLATLGSQLTGEQRCVFAAALPERARTVFASQIPLPHPVPAPAFVEAVARALNTSLTAARWDASSVLAALADLAGDHLTDRLLADLPRGYALLFGRADLTIAA, encoded by the coding sequence ATGACCCGGTACCGCCTCCTTCTCCAGCAGGTCCGCACCCTGGGCCGCTACACCTGCGACGAGGAGGCCGAACGCGTCCTCGCCGCAGTCCTGGCCACCCTCGGCAGCCAGCTCACCGGCGAGCAACGCTGCGTCTTCGCCGCAGCCCTGCCCGAGCGCGCCCGCACCGTCTTCGCCTCGCAGATCCCGCTGCCCCACCCGGTCCCCGCCCCCGCCTTCGTCGAAGCCGTCGCCCGCGCCCTGAACACCAGCCTCACCGCCGCCCGCTGGGATGCCTCCTCCGTCTTGGCCGCCCTCGCCGACCTCGCCGGCGACCACCTCACCGACCGCCTCCTCGCCGACCTGCCGCGCGGCTACGCGCTGCTGTTCGGCCGCGCCGACCTCACGATCGCGGCTTGA
- a CDS encoding DUF2267 domain-containing protein, with protein MAFRWEAFLDEVRERGEYDTPREAERAARVVLALLGAHLVGNVRAELAARLPETLALILLNPLQAAEPLSPERFTRATAAWIEGATETTALWDIGAVLSTVADAAGDDLTERVLLQLPPGYDLLFGRPRPGHRP; from the coding sequence GTGGCATTTCGATGGGAGGCGTTCCTGGATGAGGTCCGGGAACGTGGCGAATACGACACACCCCGGGAGGCCGAGCGGGCGGCGCGCGTCGTCCTGGCCCTGCTCGGCGCCCACCTGGTCGGCAACGTGCGCGCCGAACTGGCCGCCCGGCTGCCCGAGACCCTCGCCCTGATCCTGCTCAACCCGCTGCAGGCCGCCGAGCCGCTCAGCCCCGAGCGGTTCACGCGCGCGACCGCGGCCTGGATCGAGGGCGCCACCGAGACCACCGCCCTGTGGGACATCGGCGCGGTCCTCAGCACCGTGGCCGACGCCGCCGGCGACGATCTCACCGAGCGCGTTCTGCTCCAGCTGCCGCCCGGCTACGACCTCCTGTTCGGCCGGCCCCGGCCCGGCCACCGCCCTTGA
- a CDS encoding Hsp20/alpha crystallin family protein — MLMRTDPFRELDRLTQQFLGTNGTWSRPTPMPLDACRVGDEYVICFDLPGVDPDAIEVDVERNMLTVKAERRPRHQGDEVKWELSERPLGVFSRQVMLSDTLDPAGISADYDTGVLTLKIPIAEKAKPRKVEISHSASRKQIQA; from the coding sequence ATGCTGATGCGCACTGACCCGTTCCGCGAGCTGGACCGGCTGACCCAGCAGTTCCTGGGCACGAACGGCACCTGGTCGCGGCCGACCCCGATGCCGCTGGACGCCTGCCGGGTGGGCGACGAGTACGTGATCTGCTTCGACCTGCCCGGGGTGGACCCGGACGCGATCGAGGTCGACGTCGAGCGGAACATGCTGACCGTCAAGGCCGAACGCCGCCCCCGCCACCAGGGCGACGAGGTGAAGTGGGAGCTGTCCGAGCGCCCACTCGGCGTCTTCTCCCGCCAGGTCATGCTCTCCGACACCCTCGACCCCGCAGGGATCAGCGCCGACTACGACACCGGCGTGCTCACGCTGAAGATCCCGATCGCGGAGAAGGCCAAACCCCGCAAGGTCGAGATCAGCCACAGCGCCAGCCGCAAGCAGATCCAGGCCTGA